In one Pseudodesulfovibrio tunisiensis genomic region, the following are encoded:
- a CDS encoding molybdenum cofactor biosynthesis protein MoaE — MDINKAIAELKKEPGFAENVGMMLVHNGVVRAWSRKDHSEVTAIEITSDLERIESIRQEIEARPGIFRAVAQANSGRMKPGDDVLLLVVAGDIRENVKPALADFLDRVKSEAVSKREIFA; from the coding sequence ATGGACATCAACAAAGCCATTGCCGAATTGAAGAAGGAGCCCGGGTTCGCCGAGAACGTGGGCATGATGCTGGTACACAACGGTGTCGTGCGCGCCTGGTCTCGCAAGGATCACAGCGAAGTCACGGCCATTGAAATCACGTCGGATCTGGAAAGGATCGAATCCATCCGTCAGGAAATCGAGGCCCGTCCCGGCATTTTTCGCGCCGTGGCTCAGGCCAATTCCGGTCGCATGAAACCGGGCGACGACGTGCTGCTGCTCGTTGTTGCCGGAGACATCCGGGAAAACGTCAAGCCTGCGCTTGCGGATTTTCTGGATCGGGTCAAGTCCGAGGCCGTGAGCAAGCGCGAGATATTCGCGTAG
- the moaA gene encoding GTP 3',8-cyclase MoaA, whose product MHKTLTDTHGRMVSYMRISVTDRCNLRCKYCAGEALDFIPHPRILRYEEIMDLIGLGHSMGVDKIRFTGGEPFVRKGFADFMVAAAGRFPNMEMCVTTNATLIRDWVEPLSNAGIHRINISLDTLSPEKYEAITGRDMFSTVMENILRCVDAGMTVKVNAVAMHGTNDDELPGFLDFAASNALDFRLIEFMPVGSEPGWSDQAVWKASEILEQAQSLVDLTPSEDNGIRVKGPARMYDIRDGKGRFGIISPYTDHFCGTCNRLRITSDGKLRTCLFSDKTFRLRPALRHPALGLKFVERIIRRAGRKKPIGHELLERMPSGQSVCSTRMASIGG is encoded by the coding sequence ATGCACAAGACACTTACCGACACGCACGGCCGCATGGTCTCGTACATGCGCATCAGCGTGACCGACCGCTGCAATCTCCGCTGCAAATATTGCGCAGGGGAGGCTCTGGACTTCATTCCCCACCCCAGGATTCTTCGCTACGAGGAGATCATGGACCTGATCGGCCTCGGCCATTCCATGGGCGTGGACAAGATTCGGTTCACCGGGGGCGAACCCTTTGTGCGCAAGGGATTCGCCGACTTCATGGTGGCGGCGGCTGGCCGTTTCCCGAACATGGAAATGTGCGTCACCACCAATGCCACGCTGATCCGCGACTGGGTCGAACCGCTTTCCAACGCGGGCATTCATCGCATCAACATTTCCCTGGATACCCTGAGTCCGGAAAAATACGAGGCCATCACGGGCAGGGACATGTTCTCCACGGTCATGGAGAACATCCTGCGTTGCGTGGACGCGGGCATGACCGTCAAGGTCAATGCCGTGGCCATGCACGGGACCAATGACGACGAACTGCCGGGCTTTCTGGATTTTGCGGCGTCCAACGCACTGGACTTCCGGCTGATCGAATTCATGCCCGTGGGCAGCGAACCGGGCTGGTCGGATCAGGCGGTGTGGAAGGCCTCGGAAATTCTGGAACAGGCCCAATCCCTTGTCGACCTGACTCCTTCCGAGGACAACGGCATCCGCGTCAAGGGCCCGGCCCGCATGTATGACATCAGGGATGGCAAGGGGCGGTTCGGCATCATTTCCCCGTACACCGACCATTTCTGCGGCACCTGCAACCGGCTTCGCATCACGTCGGACGGCAAGCTGCGCACCTGCCTGTTTTCGGACAAGACCTTCCGGCTTCGCCCGGCCCTGCGCCATCCGGCTCTGGGCCTGAAATTCGTGGAACGCATCATTCGTCGTGCCGGACGCAAGAAGCCCATCGGGCATGAACTGCTGGAACGCATGCCCTCGGGCCAGTCCGTGTGCAGCACGCGAATGGCCTCCATCGGCGGCTGA
- the ispH gene encoding 4-hydroxy-3-methylbut-2-enyl diphosphate reductase, giving the protein MKVILAETAGFCMGVALALRKLDNLIAEAGNRPIYTLGPIIHNPQVLEHYARRGVTTAKEPEVIPNGSLAVIRAHGITRDVEETLRSRDVLVKDATCPRVKKAQLLIERHTADGAHLLLYGEADHPEVKGLVSYAGSGFTVFDDPAELDMDEIRSDRKYVLAAQTTQDRHVFEELAEKLDNTPDADVTILRTICDATRLRQREARDLASNVGCMVVVGGRNSGNTRRLVQVAAEQGAMCRHVEVWDEIDPEDFRNCSEVGVTAGASTPKSSIDAVVQGLKAL; this is encoded by the coding sequence ATGAAAGTCATTCTTGCTGAAACGGCCGGTTTCTGCATGGGCGTGGCGCTTGCCCTGCGCAAACTGGACAATCTCATTGCCGAGGCCGGGAATCGGCCCATATACACCCTCGGCCCCATCATTCACAACCCGCAGGTGCTGGAGCATTATGCGCGCCGCGGCGTGACCACGGCAAAGGAGCCCGAGGTCATTCCCAATGGCTCTCTGGCCGTGATCCGGGCGCACGGCATTACCCGCGATGTGGAAGAGACCCTGCGCTCCCGCGACGTGCTGGTCAAGGACGCCACCTGTCCCCGGGTCAAGAAGGCCCAGCTTCTCATAGAACGTCATACTGCGGACGGCGCGCATCTGCTGCTCTACGGCGAGGCCGATCACCCCGAGGTCAAGGGACTGGTCAGCTATGCCGGCAGCGGATTCACCGTGTTCGATGATCCGGCCGAGCTGGACATGGACGAAATCCGTTCGGACCGAAAATACGTGCTTGCGGCCCAGACCACGCAGGATCGGCATGTCTTCGAGGAACTGGCCGAAAAGCTGGACAACACCCCGGACGCGGATGTGACCATACTGCGCACGATTTGCGACGCGACCCGTCTTCGTCAGCGCGAGGCGCGGGATCTGGCCTCCAATGTGGGATGCATGGTCGTGGTTGGCGGCAGAAACAGCGGCAACACCCGCAGGCTGGTTCAGGTCGCTGCGGAGCAGGGTGCCATGTGCCGTCACGTGGAAGTCTGGGATGAGATCGATCCCGAGGATTTCCGCAATTGTTCCGAGGTGGGCGTCACCGCAGGCGCATCCACGCCCAAGTCGTCCATTGATGCAGTGGTGCAGGGCCTGAAGGCGTTGTAG
- a CDS encoding bifunctional diguanylate cyclase/phosphodiesterase yields MAALFGNMRIRYRLALGYCLVFLLVFSVAGWWMFSEVGNIVESGIEMQLDTTTDAIADMVETAADVSVRNRLRAIAEKNLDILESLAARARAGEMTEAEARSLARSILLSQNVGHTGYIYCLTSRGVLAVHPVAAMEGRDISREWLIREQIGRLRGFLAYQWRNDQETMTRDKVLYMDYFEPWDWIVSVSSYRAEFASLVQVDDFRAAIEDRKLGENGYVFVLNSRGEVILHPWIAEGIPDSGTIAGRPLVKEMLALGRGTLRYELVDPGRGEAREKVVRFTSIPNLEWIVGASGYLDEVYAPLLRFKCLFWGAAGMTLLLIIPLSFLLASDITRPLSRLTRRMEQAEAGDFQARLECDAKGEIGELARRFNGFMDALQASREKLRLEIEIRRSAEQQLRLYGQAFESALEGICITDVHGNIVEINPAFTTITGYSAEEVMGRNPRLLKSDRHDADFYKEMWHSLNTKGRWVAEIWNRRKDGESYPELLSISAIRGENGDPTHYIAVFHDITDMKIKEEQIEHQAYHDALTGLPNRILLNDRLSVAISHARRDPMRVAVYFIDLDNFKTINDSLGHALGDELLQGVALRLSEQFRSQDTVARLGGDEFVVMIEDVADDRHVVNAAERILEALREPFLIRENELFVTASVGITVFPDDGEEPGTLIRNADMAMYQAKARGRNDYFVFKAEMNDRVSDRLARESALRRAVNEREFTVFFQPKVDICSMEVCGMEALVRWERKDGTLVSPGEFIPLAEETGLMIPLGEIVLDASCKAMQVFDGMGCSGLKVSVNLSPVQFRQDDLVETIVANLERNGLPPSRLEVEITESTLMTDVASSTDKLNRLVEHGISVSIDDFGTGYSSLYYLKAFPISVLKIDRSFIHDVAVDPNDAQIVRTIILMAGNLGLDVVAEGVENEEQLALLQGFGCGLVQGYHFSRPLPLEGMIEYLRSEDGRLEACLEKGDAGKDADDQ; encoded by the coding sequence GTGGCAGCACTGTTCGGGAACATGCGTATACGCTATCGACTCGCGCTCGGGTACTGTCTCGTCTTTCTGCTTGTCTTTTCCGTTGCCGGCTGGTGGATGTTTTCCGAAGTCGGGAATATCGTGGAGAGCGGCATTGAAATGCAGCTCGATACCACCACGGACGCCATTGCCGACATGGTGGAGACGGCAGCGGACGTTTCCGTGCGCAATCGACTTCGCGCCATTGCGGAAAAGAATCTGGACATTCTGGAATCCCTGGCCGCCCGGGCGCGCGCCGGGGAAATGACCGAAGCCGAAGCCCGAAGTCTGGCCCGATCCATCCTGCTTTCCCAGAACGTGGGCCATACCGGCTACATCTACTGCCTGACGAGCAGGGGCGTGCTGGCCGTGCATCCGGTTGCGGCCATGGAGGGGCGCGACATTTCCCGGGAATGGCTCATTCGCGAACAGATCGGCCGGTTGCGCGGATTTCTTGCCTATCAGTGGCGCAACGATCAGGAAACCATGACGCGGGACAAGGTCCTGTACATGGACTATTTCGAGCCGTGGGACTGGATCGTGTCAGTGTCCTCGTACCGCGCGGAATTCGCTTCCCTGGTGCAGGTGGATGATTTCCGCGCCGCGATCGAGGACCGGAAGCTTGGCGAGAACGGGTATGTCTTCGTGCTCAACTCCCGGGGCGAAGTCATACTGCATCCCTGGATTGCCGAAGGCATCCCTGATTCGGGAACCATTGCGGGACGGCCTCTGGTCAAGGAAATGCTTGCGCTGGGCCGCGGTACGCTTCGCTATGAACTGGTCGATCCGGGACGTGGAGAAGCCCGGGAAAAGGTGGTCCGCTTCACCTCGATCCCGAATCTGGAATGGATCGTTGGGGCGAGCGGCTATCTGGATGAGGTCTACGCCCCGCTGCTCCGGTTCAAGTGCCTGTTCTGGGGCGCAGCCGGAATGACCCTGCTTCTGATCATTCCGCTCAGCTTCCTTCTTGCCTCGGATATCACCCGGCCGCTTTCCCGTCTGACTCGCAGGATGGAGCAGGCCGAAGCCGGAGATTTTCAGGCTCGTCTGGAGTGCGATGCCAAAGGCGAAATCGGCGAGCTTGCCCGGCGTTTCAACGGATTCATGGATGCGTTGCAGGCTTCGCGGGAAAAGCTTCGGCTGGAGATCGAAATCCGCAGAAGTGCGGAACAGCAGCTTCGATTGTACGGGCAGGCCTTTGAGAGCGCACTGGAGGGCATCTGCATCACGGATGTGCATGGCAATATCGTGGAGATCAATCCGGCTTTCACGACCATCACGGGATATTCCGCCGAGGAGGTCATGGGCAGAAATCCCCGCCTGCTCAAGTCCGACCGTCATGATGCGGACTTCTACAAGGAGATGTGGCACTCCCTGAACACGAAGGGGCGCTGGGTGGCGGAAATCTGGAATCGTCGCAAGGATGGGGAGTCCTATCCGGAACTGCTCAGCATCAGCGCCATCCGGGGCGAGAACGGCGACCCCACGCACTACATCGCCGTGTTTCACGACATCACGGACATGAAGATCAAGGAGGAGCAGATCGAGCATCAGGCCTACCATGACGCCCTGACCGGTCTGCCCAACCGCATTCTGCTCAATGACCGCCTTTCCGTGGCCATTTCCCATGCCAGACGCGATCCCATGCGAGTGGCCGTGTATTTCATCGATCTGGACAACTTCAAGACCATCAACGACAGCCTCGGGCATGCACTGGGTGACGAACTGCTGCAGGGAGTGGCCCTGCGGCTGTCGGAGCAGTTCCGCAGTCAGGACACCGTGGCCCGACTGGGCGGCGACGAATTCGTGGTCATGATCGAGGATGTGGCGGACGACAGGCATGTGGTGAATGCTGCTGAGCGCATTCTCGAAGCGTTGCGCGAGCCTTTCCTGATCCGGGAAAACGAATTGTTTGTCACGGCCAGCGTAGGCATCACGGTCTTTCCCGACGATGGAGAGGAGCCGGGCACCCTGATCCGCAACGCGGACATGGCCATGTATCAGGCCAAGGCGCGCGGCAGAAACGATTATTTCGTGTTCAAGGCCGAAATGAATGATCGTGTCTCGGATCGGTTGGCCCGGGAGAGTGCATTGCGTCGGGCCGTGAATGAGCGGGAGTTCACCGTGTTCTTTCAGCCCAAGGTGGACATCTGTTCCATGGAGGTCTGCGGCATGGAAGCCCTGGTCCGCTGGGAGCGAAAGGACGGAACTCTGGTCAGTCCCGGCGAATTCATTCCGCTGGCCGAGGAGACCGGGCTCATGATTCCGCTCGGGGAAATCGTGCTTGATGCGTCCTGCAAGGCCATGCAGGTCTTCGACGGCATGGGGTGTTCCGGTCTCAAGGTCTCCGTCAATCTGTCACCGGTGCAGTTCCGGCAGGACGATCTGGTGGAAACCATCGTGGCCAATCTGGAGCGCAACGGCCTGCCGCCGTCCCGGCTGGAAGTGGAGATCACGGAATCCACGCTCATGACCGACGTGGCTTCGTCGACCGACAAGCTCAACCGTCTGGTGGAGCACGGCATCTCCGTGTCCATCGACGACTTCGGCACCGGATATTCCTCCCTGTACTATCTCAAGGCCTTTCCCATCAGTGTGCTCAAGATCGACCGCTCGTTCATCCACGACGTGGCCGTTGATCCGAACGATGCGCAGATTGTCCGCACCATCATTCTCATGGCCGGGAATCTGGGGCTCGACGTTGTGGCGGAAGGAGTGGAAAACGAGGAACAGCTTGCGCTGTTGCAGGGATTCGGATGCGGTCTGGTGCAGGGATACCATTTCAGCCGCCCCTTGCCGCTGGAAGGCATGATCGAGTACCTGCGTTCCGAGGATGGCAGGCTGGAGGCGTGTCTGGAAAAAGGGGATGCCGGGAAGGATGCCGACGATCAGTAG
- the arfB gene encoding alternative ribosome rescue aminoacyl-tRNA hydrolase ArfB, protein MSRSNEILQITERVSIPVKELTFTTSRSSGPGGQHVNTTDTRVTVRFNVDRTQSLTQLQKVAVRGKLRRKIDSRGVLSVTSQKFRSQKSNRESALERFVELLRWALKPVTPRKETLPTLGSVRRRLESKKRLARKKQNRRRNNPLDDY, encoded by the coding sequence ATGAGCCGATCCAATGAAATCCTCCAGATAACCGAACGGGTATCCATCCCCGTGAAGGAACTGACCTTTACCACATCCCGAAGCTCCGGGCCCGGTGGTCAGCACGTGAACACCACGGATACGCGCGTCACGGTCCGGTTCAATGTGGACCGCACCCAATCCCTGACCCAGCTCCAGAAGGTCGCAGTCCGGGGCAAGCTGCGCCGAAAAATCGACTCGCGCGGCGTGCTGAGCGTCACGTCCCAGAAATTCCGCAGTCAGAAATCCAACCGGGAGTCCGCGCTGGAACGATTCGTGGAACTGCTTCGCTGGGCGCTCAAGCCCGTTACCCCTCGCAAGGAAACCCTGCCCACTCTGGGCTCGGTGCGCCGCAGGCTGGAATCCAAGAAACGGCTGGCCCGCAAGAAACAGAACCGCCGAAGGAACAACCCGCTGGACGACTACTGA